A single genomic interval of Zingiber officinale cultivar Zhangliang chromosome 4A, Zo_v1.1, whole genome shotgun sequence harbors:
- the LOC121973451 gene encoding probable 3-beta-hydroxysteroid-Delta(8),Delta(7)-isomerase has product MEGEERGGWAHPYVPKDLELPGYVPCFLSQMDIVIPYLGSTVLLVSLVWFFSGRSKLTKIDRLLMCWWAFTGLTHLIVEGYFVFSPDFYKEKTPHYLAELWKEYSKGDSRYVGRDTGILTIEIITAVLEGPASLLAVYAIATRKPYSYILQFTVSLGHLYGCLFYFIAAFLEGDNFATSPAYYWAYYVGANVWWVVIPLLIATRVWKKITTATQAGKKLKAV; this is encoded by the exons ATGGAGGGCGAAGAAAGAGGAGGATGGGCGCACCCCTACGTGCCCAAGGATCTGGAGTTGCCGGGCTACGTACCCTGCTTCCTCTCTCAGATGGATATCGTCATCCCCTACCTCGGCAGCACCGTGCTTCTCGTCTCCCTCGTCTGGTTCTTCTCCG GGCGATCAAAGTTGACAAAGATTGATAGGTTGCTTATGTGCTGGTGGGCATTCACGGGACTGACACATCTAATTGTTGAGGGTTACTTTGTTTTCTCTCCTGACTTCTACAAGGAAAAAACTCCACATTATTTAGCTGAACTTT GGAAGGAATATAGCAAAGGAGACTCGAGATACGTAGGAAGAGATACAGGAATTCTCACTATTGAAATAATCACTGCCGTTTTAGAGGGTCCTGCCAGTCTTCTTGCAGT GTACGCAATTGCTACAAGAAAACCCTACAGCTACATTCTTCAGTTTACAGTTTCTCTTGGACATCTCTATGGCTGCCTTTTTTACTTCATTGCTGCTTTTCTGGAGGGAGACAATTTCGCAACTAGCCCGGCCTATTATTGGGCATACTACGTGGGGGCAAACGTCTGGTGGGTTGTCATACCGCTGCTTATCGCAACGAGGGTTTGGAAGAAGATAACCACAGCGACTCAAGCAGGGAAGAAGTTAAAAGCTGTATGA
- the LOC121970189 gene encoding DNA-directed RNA polymerase III subunit 2-like isoform X2 yields MLHMMQPNVYKDPNHKPEMVITLTEFKALCGFVSMEELKDVLIDVPRIAELLGIRTFDDFLWDGLVEYLDANEENNALIALYECENDTDDSEKKKCDITHIEIEPLTLLGVCAGLIPYPHHNQSPRNAYQLCRADTLLYLLVYPQRPLLTTKTIELELGRMQLLLL; encoded by the exons ATGCTTCATATGATGCAACCAAATGTTTACAAGGACCCAAACCATAAGCCAGAGATGGTGATCACTTTGACAGAGTTCAAAGCGCTATGTGGTTTTGTCAGCATGGAGGAACTCAAGGATGTCCTTATCGATGTGCCTAGAATTGCAGAGCTG CTTGGAATTCGTACTTTTGATGATTTTCTTTGGGATGGATTGGTTGAATATCTTGATGCCAATGAAGAGAACAATGCATTG ATAGCGTTGTATGAATGTGAAAATGACACGGATGATTCTGAAAAGAAAAAGTGTGATATAACCCACATAGAGATTGAGCCTTTGACACTTTTAGGTGTTTGTGCTGGTTTAATTCCTTATCCTCACCACAACCAATCTCCACGTAATGCATACCAG CTTTGTCGAGCGGATACTTTGCTTTATTTGTTGGTGTATCCCCAACGCCCATTGCTGACAACTAAAACAATTGAACTG GAGCTGGGCAGAATGCAACTGTTGTTGTTATGA
- the LOC121972502 gene encoding uncharacterized protein LOC121972502 — protein sequence MDVFLQPLIEDLKKLWEGVNTGDAVTSDTFLMRAAVLWTINDFPAYALMSGWSTKGYKACPTGNEETPSKGIRIKIAYIGHRRFLPLNDPMRRSKQFDGQTERRSPPSEITAKEILAQLEHVHVGIPGKHKQYGGIKRKRSPIELNWSKKSIFFQLEYWQHLPLRHNLDVMHIEKNVSDNVLSTLLNIEGKSKDTEKARLDLQYVNNRAHPEGSIAEAYIVNEALTFCSMYFRDIETRYNRPERNDDRVNTCSSRIISIFKHVGRPLGKKEVMVLEPSLRIKAEWYVLNNCQEVEKYLEEHRNGLLARGVRNLEQQQEVEFPLWFKDKVNEMRAVGSSEATDELYALANISNFTVYSYSSAIINGVKFIVEQRDVRRTTQNSGILVPGIGGQNYYGVLQDVIELCYLKDCKVLIFKCKWFDTDPRRRRIQEDNRFTSIYTGAEWYKNDPFILASQAKSVYYLNDIKNDPMWKLVQAYAPHNVWDYPNMEVENDVDKTTTDAHIVQELNSQPLQLVVELPELENVSFYRDDIEPTEVINIDQLQQNIEEYDEEDDSTVEIDDDDNIDIETNGTTSEKEDV from the exons ATGGATGTGTTCCTTCAGCCACTTATAGAGGACTTAAAAAAATTGTGGGAAGGTGTGAATACTGGAGATGCAGTAACTAGTGATACTTTCTTAATGCGTGCGGCAGTTTTGTGGACCATCAATGATTTCCCTGCGTATGCTTTAATGTCTGGATGGAGTACAAAAGGGTATAAAGCATGCCCAACTGGTAATGAAGAAACTCCTTCAAAAGGCATAAGGATTAAGATAGCTTATATTGGACATAGACGTTTTCTTCCTCTAAATGATCCAATGAGACGAAGCAAACAGTTTGATGGTCAGACGGAAAGGAGATCTCCTCCTAGTGAAATAACTGCTAAAGAAATATTAGCTCAGTTAGAACATGTGCATGTTGGTATTCCGGGAAAACATAAGCAATATGGAGGTATAAAGCGCAAGCGTTCTCCCATCGAGCTTAATTGGTCGAAAAAGAGCATATTTTTTCAGCTTGAATATTGGCAACACTTACCACTTCGGCATAACTTAGATGTAATGCACATCGAGAAGAATGTAAGTGATAATGTTCTCAGTACGTTGTTGAAtatagaaggaaaatcaaaagacACGGAAAAGGCAAGACTAGATCTTCAATATGTTAACAATCGAGCACATCCAGAGGGGTCAATTGCCGAAGCTTACATTGTTAATGAGGCTCTAACCTTTTGCTCAATGTATTTTCGAGATATCGAAACCCGATATAATCGCCCTGAAAGAAATGATGATAGGGTGAACACTTGTTCGTCTCGAATTATTTCTATATTCAAGCATGTTGGTCGACCTTTGGGCAAGAAAGAGGTCATGGTTCTTGAACCTTCGTTACGGATTAAGGCAGAGTGGTATGTGCTAAATAATTGCCAAGAAGTTGAAAAATACCTTGA AGAGCATCGAAATGGTCTGCTGGCAAGGGGAGTGCGTAATTTGGAGCAACAACAAGAAGTTGAATTTCCATTGTGGTTTAAAGATAAG GTTAATGAAATGCGAGCAGTTGGATCATCTGAGGCCACAGATGAATTATATGCATTAGCTAATATATCTAATTTTACTGTGTATTCATACTCTAGTGCTATTATCAATGGTGTTAAGTTTATTGTGGAACAACGAGATGTTAGACGAACCACACAAAATAGTGGTATTCTTGTACCTGGCATAGGAGGGCAGAACTATTATGGCGTTCTTCAAGACGTGATAGAGTTGTGTTATTTAAAAGATTGTAAAGTATTGATATTCAAGTGCAAATGGTTTGACACTGATCCTAGGAGAAGAAGAATTCAAGAAGACAATAGATTCACGAGCATCTATACTGGGGCAGAATGGTACAAGAATGATCCATTTATACTTGCATCGCAAGCAAAATCAGTGTATTACTTGAATGATATCAAGAATGATCCAATGTGGAAATTGGTGCAAGCTTATGCCCCACATAATGTGTGGGACTATCCAAATATGGAagttgaaaatgatgttgacaaAACTACTACTGATGCTCACATAGTGCAAGAACTTAATTCGCAACCATTGCAACTAGTGGTAGAATTACCAGAGTTAGAGAACGTCAGCTTCTATCGTGATGATATCGAACCAACCGAGGTTATCAATATCGATCAGTTGCAGCAAAATATAG aagaATATGATGAAGAAGATGACAGTACTGTTGAAATTGACGATGATGATAATATTGACATTGAAACTAATGGCACAACTTCAGAAAAAGAA gaTGTCTAG
- the LOC121970189 gene encoding DNA-directed RNA polymerase III subunit 2-like isoform X3, with translation MLHMMQPNVYKDPNHKPEMVITLTEFKALCGFVSMEELKDVLIDVPRIAELLGIRTFDDFLWDGLVEYLDANEENNALIALYECENDTDDSEKKKCDITHIEIEPLTLLGVCAGLIPYPHHNQSPRNAYQCAMGKQAMGNIAYNQTSKL, from the exons ATGCTTCATATGATGCAACCAAATGTTTACAAGGACCCAAACCATAAGCCAGAGATGGTGATCACTTTGACAGAGTTCAAAGCGCTATGTGGTTTTGTCAGCATGGAGGAACTCAAGGATGTCCTTATCGATGTGCCTAGAATTGCAGAGCTG CTTGGAATTCGTACTTTTGATGATTTTCTTTGGGATGGATTGGTTGAATATCTTGATGCCAATGAAGAGAACAATGCATTG ATAGCGTTGTATGAATGTGAAAATGACACGGATGATTCTGAAAAGAAAAAGTGTGATATAACCCACATAGAGATTGAGCCTTTGACACTTTTAGGTGTTTGTGCTGGTTTAATTCCTTATCCTCACCACAACCAATCTCCACGTAATGCATACCAG TGTGCAATGGGGAAACAAGCTATGGGTAATATTGCTTACAATCAGACAAGTAAATTATAG
- the LOC121970189 gene encoding DNA-directed RNA polymerase III subunit 2-like isoform X1 — protein MLHMMQPNVYKDPNHKPEMVITLTEFKALCGFVSMEELKDVLIDVPRIAELLGIRTFDDFLWDGLVEYLDANEENNALIALYECENDTDDSEKKKCDITHIEIEPLTLLGVCAGLIPYPHHNQSPRNAYQLCRADTLLYLLVYPQRPLLTTKTIELVCIFPVMMGMLYELFLTFFTILDTIC, from the exons ATGCTTCATATGATGCAACCAAATGTTTACAAGGACCCAAACCATAAGCCAGAGATGGTGATCACTTTGACAGAGTTCAAAGCGCTATGTGGTTTTGTCAGCATGGAGGAACTCAAGGATGTCCTTATCGATGTGCCTAGAATTGCAGAGCTG CTTGGAATTCGTACTTTTGATGATTTTCTTTGGGATGGATTGGTTGAATATCTTGATGCCAATGAAGAGAACAATGCATTG ATAGCGTTGTATGAATGTGAAAATGACACGGATGATTCTGAAAAGAAAAAGTGTGATATAACCCACATAGAGATTGAGCCTTTGACACTTTTAGGTGTTTGTGCTGGTTTAATTCCTTATCCTCACCACAACCAATCTCCACGTAATGCATACCAG CTTTGTCGAGCGGATACTTTGCTTTATTTGTTGGTGTATCCCCAACGCCCATTGCTGACAACTAAAACAATTGAACTGGTGTGCATTTTCCCTGTTATGATGGGTATGCTTTATGAGTTGTTTCTAACATTTTTTACCATATTGGATACGATATGCTAG